One window from the genome of Bdellovibrio sp. NC01 encodes:
- a CDS encoding ABC transporter permease yields MRSRQSLSFPALIWFAAFVLLPLLIVLAVSFATRGTYGGLEWTLTFENYVHAFSWTSFAIFLESLKLALLTSVTCAVLGVLMAWAMSTASLKQRQFYVAALALPFLTNVVIRIYALRLFVGFDGPLQAVLKFTGIEFDPFMLTQNQFLVFYGMVTTYLPFMVLPLYGAFEKFDFALVEAAQDLGASAWTILRTVILPNLKKPLASGFLLVFIPSLGEFLIPDLLGGAKTMLYGNLITEQFLKARNWAQGSALAILLIVMLLVIVFVFTRKKGAEHGS; encoded by the coding sequence GTGAGATCACGTCAGTCACTTTCTTTTCCAGCTTTAATATGGTTTGCAGCTTTTGTATTGTTGCCACTCTTGATTGTGCTCGCGGTCAGTTTTGCGACTCGCGGCACCTATGGTGGTCTTGAGTGGACTTTGACATTTGAAAACTATGTGCACGCCTTTTCGTGGACGTCGTTCGCGATCTTTTTAGAAAGCCTGAAGTTAGCTCTACTAACTTCCGTCACTTGTGCGGTGTTGGGTGTTTTGATGGCCTGGGCAATGAGCACAGCTTCGCTTAAACAGCGTCAGTTTTATGTCGCAGCTTTAGCGCTGCCTTTTTTGACGAATGTGGTGATTCGTATTTATGCCCTCAGACTGTTTGTGGGTTTTGATGGACCACTGCAAGCGGTGCTTAAATTTACGGGCATTGAATTCGATCCGTTCATGCTGACACAAAATCAGTTCCTGGTTTTTTACGGGATGGTGACGACCTATCTGCCGTTCATGGTGTTGCCACTCTATGGAGCGTTCGAGAAATTTGATTTTGCGCTTGTTGAGGCGGCACAAGATTTGGGCGCTTCGGCATGGACTATTTTACGCACGGTTATTTTGCCAAACCTTAAAAAGCCACTGGCGAGCGGATTCTTATTGGTGTTCATCCCTTCTTTGGGTGAGTTTTTGATTCCGGACTTATTGGGTGGCGCAAAGACCATGCTTTACGGGAACCTGATCACGGAACAATTTTTAAAAGCACGCAACTGGGCACAAGGTTCGGCCTTGGCGATTTTGTTGATCGTGATGTTGTTGGTTATCGTCTTCGTCTTTACTCGTAAAAAAGGGGCAGAGCATGGCTCATGA
- a CDS encoding ABC transporter permease, giving the protein MAHECQRPAAPKLAKILLWLVLLLLYLPIAVMFVSSFVERNSDRISLSLRWFKEVFADSALMQALGNSLLVAICASSIATVVGTAAAVGMQKASKKVRRLLEGLSLTSLIFPEIVFALALLSWFFVMRMELGLTTVIIAHVTFSLSYVMMTVSSRLVSFDPSFEDAARDLGASEWQILKTIILPLLKPAILGGFILSFLLSFDDFLITYFVNGVGQDTLPVKLYTAMKMGVSPKLHALSSLMFLMTLAVLIFLFRSSSFHVLLQDEAQGSGNESTEKENL; this is encoded by the coding sequence ATGGCTCATGAATGTCAGCGTCCTGCCGCTCCAAAACTTGCGAAGATCTTATTATGGCTTGTGCTGTTATTGTTATATCTGCCGATTGCGGTGATGTTTGTAAGTTCTTTTGTCGAGCGCAACTCTGACAGGATTTCGTTAAGTTTGCGTTGGTTTAAAGAGGTCTTTGCCGATTCCGCATTGATGCAGGCTTTGGGTAATTCTTTATTGGTGGCGATCTGTGCAAGTTCAATTGCGACTGTAGTGGGAACCGCGGCCGCAGTCGGTATGCAAAAAGCTTCTAAAAAAGTGCGCCGCCTTTTAGAAGGCTTGTCATTAACGTCTTTGATTTTTCCAGAGATCGTTTTTGCCCTAGCACTTCTGAGTTGGTTCTTTGTCATGCGTATGGAGCTGGGTTTGACGACGGTGATCATCGCCCATGTGACGTTTTCATTGTCGTATGTGATGATGACCGTCAGTTCGCGGCTGGTCAGTTTTGATCCTTCGTTTGAAGATGCGGCTCGCGACTTAGGCGCCAGTGAATGGCAAATTCTAAAAACCATAATTCTACCATTGTTAAAGCCCGCAATTTTAGGTGGCTTTATCTTAAGCTTTTTGTTGTCGTTCGATGACTTTTTGATCACCTATTTCGTGAATGGTGTAGGTCAAGATACTCTGCCAGTGAAGCTTTATACCGCGATGAAGATGGGTGTAAGTCCCAAGCTGCATGCGCTTTCAAGTTTGATGTTTCTTATGACTTTAGCTGTCTTGATTTTCCTCTTCCGTTCTTCTTCCTTTCATGTTTTGCTTCAAGATGAAGCACAAGGAAGCGGCAATGAATCCACAGAAAAAGAAAATCTATAG
- a CDS encoding MFS transporter encodes MNPQKKKIYSWAFYDWANSTYSTTVMAGFFPVFFKNFWSQGADAVTTTARLGTAISISSLVVALMSPTLGVMADLRGFKKLLCLGFMVLGVLCCAWMAFIPAGDWWNAIVAYGVAMLAFNASCVFYEALLPFVAEPEDLDYASSLGYSLGYLGGGILFLLNVIMYLKPEIFGLKDGVQAVQVSFISVALWWFVFSYPLAKNVPEPEVLVSKESIWRLTLQSVRTLAATFKKLLLEKNLLIFMIAYWLYIDGVYTVMTMAVDFGISIGFEAKDLIAALLITQFVGFPAAYYFGTITKRWGTKGPILFCILIYAITVILATMMSQAWHFYLLATVIGLVQGGVQALSRSLFARMSPKEYSGEYFGLFNLVGRFASILGPLFVAFGVTVTGNSRMGMLGLLVLFISGGWLLALVKEPRVKA; translated from the coding sequence ATGAATCCACAGAAAAAGAAAATCTATAGCTGGGCTTTTTACGACTGGGCGAATAGTACATATTCCACAACCGTGATGGCTGGATTTTTCCCCGTCTTTTTTAAAAACTTCTGGAGTCAGGGCGCTGATGCCGTCACGACAACTGCACGACTAGGGACGGCTATTTCAATTTCAAGTTTGGTTGTCGCGTTGATGAGTCCCACTTTAGGAGTCATGGCCGATCTGCGTGGTTTTAAAAAACTTCTATGTTTGGGTTTCATGGTTTTAGGTGTTTTGTGCTGTGCCTGGATGGCGTTTATCCCAGCGGGCGATTGGTGGAATGCCATTGTTGCCTATGGGGTTGCGATGTTGGCGTTCAATGCAAGCTGCGTATTTTACGAAGCCCTGCTACCATTTGTTGCAGAGCCTGAAGATCTGGATTACGCCTCGTCCTTAGGATATTCGTTAGGCTATTTAGGCGGTGGAATTTTATTCTTGCTCAACGTGATCATGTACTTGAAACCTGAAATCTTTGGTTTGAAAGATGGCGTTCAAGCGGTGCAAGTTTCGTTTATCAGTGTGGCGTTGTGGTGGTTCGTGTTTTCCTATCCACTTGCGAAGAATGTTCCTGAACCTGAAGTGTTGGTTTCAAAAGAAAGTATCTGGCGTTTAACTCTGCAAAGTGTGCGTACGTTGGCTGCGACTTTCAAAAAACTTTTGCTTGAAAAGAATTTGCTGATCTTCATGATCGCTTATTGGCTTTACATTGACGGAGTTTACACGGTCATGACGATGGCTGTGGATTTCGGGATTTCAATCGGCTTTGAAGCAAAAGATTTAATCGCCGCCTTGTTGATCACGCAGTTCGTAGGTTTCCCGGCAGCCTATTATTTCGGCACAATTACGAAACGTTGGGGCACAAAAGGACCGATACTGTTTTGCATTCTCATTTACGCGATCACAGTTATTTTAGCGACGATGATGTCACAGGCTTGGCATTTCTATCTGCTCGCGACAGTGATTGGATTGGTGCAAGGTGGAGTTCAGGCATTGAGTCGTTCTTTGTTCGCGCGTATGTCGCCAAAAGAATACAGTGGCGAATATTTTGGGCTCTTTAACCTTGTTGGTAGATTTGCTTCGATCCTAGGCCCGTTGTTTGTGGCCTTCGGGGTGACAGTGACTGGGAATTCGCGCATGGGAATGTTAGGACTTCTGGTTCTGTTTATTTCGGGCGGCTGGTTGTTGGCTCTGGTGAAAGAGCCGAGAGTTAAGGCTTAG
- a CDS encoding DUF1418 family protein produces MSIVLSMAIFFVVVTMVFVTITLLFPESMGITGKRAKKIIEQQQEQDPEKKKHDDETKP; encoded by the coding sequence GTGAGTATTGTTTTATCCATGGCCATCTTCTTTGTTGTCGTTACGATGGTATTCGTCACGATCACCCTGCTCTTCCCAGAATCAATGGGTATCACTGGTAAACGCGCGAAAAAGATCATCGAACAACAGCAAGAGCAAGATCCCGAAAAGAAAAAGCACGACGACGAAACTAAGCCTTAA
- a CDS encoding RlmE family RNA methyltransferase has product MTYNPRDRYFRKAKEEGFAARSVFKLEEIDKKYKIFKPGQTVLDLGASPGSWSQYASKMVGQNGRVLGVDLSPVTVKLNNAVFIQADLRDLNLEEIFKEHGYQPPFDLVMSDMAPKTTGIRMTDQARSMELCELALDVARRFLKKDGHFICKLFHSDDFGKLRDEIKKSFAKCEAVKPDSTRKISKEIFLVGISKK; this is encoded by the coding sequence ATGACTTACAATCCGCGCGATAGATACTTTAGAAAAGCAAAGGAAGAGGGCTTTGCGGCCCGCTCTGTTTTCAAGCTTGAAGAGATCGACAAGAAATACAAAATCTTTAAACCCGGCCAAACAGTTCTAGATCTTGGAGCCTCTCCAGGCTCGTGGTCACAATATGCTTCCAAAATGGTTGGTCAAAACGGTCGCGTGTTGGGTGTCGATCTAAGCCCGGTGACTGTGAAGTTGAACAATGCTGTGTTTATTCAAGCTGATCTCCGCGACTTGAATCTTGAAGAGATTTTTAAAGAACACGGATATCAACCCCCGTTTGATTTAGTGATGTCAGATATGGCGCCAAAGACGACAGGCATCCGCATGACCGATCAAGCACGCTCGATGGAGCTGTGTGAACTGGCTTTAGATGTTGCACGCCGTTTCTTGAAAAAAGATGGCCACTTTATCTGCAAACTCTTTCATAGCGACGATTTCGGTAAACTTCGCGATGAAATCAAAAAATCATTCGCAAAATGCGAGGCGGTTAAGCCTGACTCTACTCGTAAGATCTCAAAAGAAATCTTTTTGGTCGGAATCAGCAAGAAATGA
- a CDS encoding RluA family pseudouridine synthase, producing MINVVFQNEHFVICDKPSGVLSTPSRFEDEDTRACLGKTLQHELGIQIFPVHRLDFEVSGLVMYAKSMESHRAANAWFENRTVTKTYCALTSGQDFSHIPDNVQNTKHAIELKVGHKYTWTAKVLRGKRRAYESPQGKPSLTEAIYLGVNSNGFHLWDLHPVTGRSHQLRFDLSRHGFPIIGDILYGSKERWLADDAIALRSYEIDFSRAKQREKFSLPQKISIHKFI from the coding sequence ATGATTAACGTTGTTTTCCAGAACGAGCACTTCGTCATTTGTGATAAGCCCAGTGGAGTATTAAGTACCCCAAGTCGCTTTGAAGACGAAGATACGCGCGCTTGTTTGGGAAAAACTCTTCAACACGAACTAGGCATTCAGATCTTTCCCGTGCACCGTCTTGATTTCGAGGTGTCGGGGCTTGTGATGTATGCCAAGAGTATGGAGTCCCATCGTGCTGCCAATGCATGGTTTGAGAATCGCACAGTCACGAAAACCTACTGTGCATTGACTTCGGGGCAGGACTTTTCTCACATTCCAGACAATGTCCAAAACACTAAGCATGCTATTGAACTAAAAGTTGGTCACAAATACACATGGACTGCTAAAGTTTTACGCGGAAAACGACGTGCGTATGAATCTCCACAAGGCAAACCTAGCTTAACCGAAGCCATTTACTTGGGAGTTAATTCAAATGGTTTTCATTTGTGGGATTTGCATCCAGTCACGGGGCGCTCGCATCAGTTGCGATTCGATTTAAGTCGTCATGGATTTCCAATAATAGGCGATATTTTGTATGGTTCTAAAGAGCGTTGGCTTGCTGATGATGCAATTGCCTTGCGTTCATATGAAATCGATTTTTCTAGAGCAAAACAGCGAGAGAAGTTTTCTCTTCCGCAAAAAATTTCTATTCACAAATTTATTTAA
- a CDS encoding MarR family winged helix-turn-helix transcriptional regulator, producing MKNNDSLHEQRPEVAEIMDYIRHIFKALRISSSQFEKNLGLSAAQIFVLKKLKEEPGLSINDLAVRTVTHQSSVSVVVKKLEEQKLVSRSTSKEDSRKVIVFLTPEGEQKLQHIPRAIQEDMIETLQAMSPHKTKTLAEIMHEFVTKAKIVDSTTTPPSMIDGESN from the coding sequence ATGAAAAACAACGACTCACTTCATGAGCAACGACCTGAAGTCGCAGAAATCATGGACTACATCCGACACATTTTCAAAGCTCTAAGAATCTCTTCAAGCCAGTTTGAAAAGAATCTTGGGCTGAGTGCTGCGCAAATCTTCGTTCTAAAAAAACTGAAAGAAGAGCCAGGTCTTTCGATCAACGATCTTGCGGTTCGCACAGTGACTCATCAAAGTTCTGTGTCAGTTGTCGTGAAGAAACTTGAAGAACAGAAATTAGTTTCGCGTTCGACTTCAAAAGAAGATTCAAGAAAGGTGATTGTGTTTTTGACTCCTGAAGGGGAGCAAAAGTTGCAACACATCCCACGTGCGATTCAAGAAGACATGATCGAAACTTTGCAAGCGATGTCACCACACAAAACAAAAACTCTTGCAGAGATCATGCATGAATTCGTGACGAAGGCAAAGATCGTCGATTCAACGACGACACCGCCATCGATGATTGACGGCGAATCTAATTAG
- a CDS encoding HD domain-containing protein codes for MEVMSTESSVDKKWFELFSNKARVIYPHSDPSHDYLHIIRVVNTAKKLCDAEKANWEVVMPAAFFHDFVNVPKNDPRRAYASRISAEAALEYLKSVGYPETHFEDIRHAIEAHSFSANIKPESLEAQIVQDADRLDSLGAIGIARCFATSTLMSRPFYSEEDPWAEKRDLDDKNYGIDHFYIKLFKLVDKLNTETAKKEGQHRVAFIKEYLEQIKREI; via the coding sequence ATGGAAGTCATGAGTACTGAATCGTCTGTAGATAAAAAATGGTTCGAGCTGTTCAGCAACAAGGCGCGTGTGATCTATCCACACTCGGACCCATCTCATGACTATCTTCATATCATACGTGTTGTGAACACCGCTAAAAAACTTTGTGATGCAGAAAAAGCTAACTGGGAAGTCGTGATGCCGGCGGCATTCTTTCATGACTTTGTAAACGTACCTAAAAACGATCCCCGTCGTGCATATGCTTCACGTATTTCCGCTGAAGCCGCGTTAGAATACTTAAAATCTGTGGGCTATCCGGAAACGCATTTTGAAGACATTCGTCATGCCATTGAAGCCCACTCTTTCAGCGCCAATATCAAACCTGAATCCCTTGAAGCGCAGATTGTGCAAGACGCAGATCGCTTAGACAGTTTGGGAGCTATTGGTATCGCTAGGTGCTTTGCGACTTCAACATTGATGAGCCGCCCCTTCTATTCTGAAGAAGACCCATGGGCCGAGAAGCGCGATCTAGACGATAAGAACTATGGTATTGATCACTTCTATATCAAATTATTTAAATTGGTCGATAAGCTGAATACTGAAACGGCAAAAAAAGAAGGCCAACATCGTGTGGCCTTCATCAAAGAATATCTTGAGCAGATTAAGCGGGAAATCTAA
- a CDS encoding C1 family peptidase translates to MKILIRALILSLSLLCSAFLDNARAEVVDLRPLQTPAKDQKNRDTCAYFAVSGLVESAFKKFTGKEYDISEEFEIFRHKIINSWRPEVEFGDTYTLLQNLTNSYFVAPENLLPYQTQSLNFQAPLSAEQTAMYDLRNRKGLIQFRSLKFKMLTQMWSRKAWSELAMNEIKQERPVVVTVKVAIPYVDDAKGTFTYSAAIDQECGGGKIVCGGHAILLVGYDSDKKVFLFKNSWGPQWGSQGFGVLSFEHVDNYSDQLLTAYFDKLTSPSVRQD, encoded by the coding sequence ATGAAAATACTGATTCGTGCTCTGATTTTGTCGTTGAGCCTGTTATGCTCAGCCTTCCTTGATAATGCTCGCGCTGAAGTCGTAGACCTGCGCCCGCTGCAAACACCCGCCAAAGACCAGAAGAATCGCGATACCTGCGCTTACTTCGCGGTCAGCGGTTTGGTTGAAAGTGCTTTTAAGAAATTTACTGGCAAAGAATATGACATCTCGGAAGAGTTCGAAATTTTCCGTCATAAAATCATCAATTCCTGGCGCCCTGAAGTTGAATTCGGTGATACGTACACGTTGCTACAGAATTTAACGAACTCTTATTTCGTGGCTCCTGAAAATCTTCTGCCGTATCAAACTCAAAGTTTAAATTTTCAAGCACCATTAAGCGCAGAACAAACAGCGATGTACGATCTGCGCAATCGTAAAGGCTTGATTCAATTCCGCAGTTTAAAATTTAAAATGTTAACGCAAATGTGGAGCCGTAAAGCATGGTCGGAACTTGCGATGAATGAAATCAAGCAAGAACGCCCTGTGGTCGTAACAGTCAAAGTCGCGATTCCATATGTCGACGATGCAAAAGGTACTTTTACGTATAGCGCAGCTATTGACCAAGAATGCGGTGGCGGTAAAATCGTTTGTGGTGGCCATGCCATCTTACTTGTGGGTTATGACAGCGATAAGAAAGTGTTTCTGTTTAAAAACTCATGGGGACCGCAATGGGGTTCTCAAGGTTTCGGAGTTTTAAGTTTTGAGCATGTTGATAATTACTCTGACCAATTATTGACGGCGTATTTTGACAAACTTACGTCCCCTTCCGTGAGACAAGATTAG
- a CDS encoding VOC family protein: MRLEGFGEYYKKSNDPQKLTQWYEEHMGLHHEDDGEVMLPDSSFKPVDMSYFSPSTEMSKLTFQVENLNQALQDLTEEGVKVDDNLHETEFGRFAWVYDLEGNRIELWEPRPYYYNPVDLGEPE, encoded by the coding sequence ATGAGACTTGAAGGCTTCGGCGAATACTACAAAAAATCCAACGATCCCCAAAAACTCACTCAGTGGTATGAAGAGCATATGGGCCTTCATCACGAAGACGACGGTGAAGTCATGCTTCCCGATTCAAGTTTTAAGCCCGTCGACATGAGTTACTTTTCGCCAAGTACAGAGATGAGCAAACTGACTTTTCAGGTTGAAAATCTCAATCAAGCTTTGCAAGACCTTACCGAAGAAGGTGTCAAGGTTGATGACAATCTTCATGAAACCGAATTCGGTCGCTTCGCTTGGGTTTATGACCTTGAAGGCAATCGCATCGAGCTGTGGGAGCCTCGTCCCTATTATTATAATCCGGTCGATCTTGGCGAGCCCGAGTGA
- a CDS encoding cyclopropane-fatty-acyl-phospholipid synthase family protein, which produces MSKLEFNPQGPFPLVTYDECSYQQAQEHSVLVDELLGFRTAEVETALLKSSAYQVQADQNIPVQFWRGLPVQALQTPYSEIRWILDLLNLQPGETVVDLGCGYGRMAFVLGKHHPGVNFVGYELVAERVDEGNRVLQSFNYPSVKIVTQDLTAPDFIPVKAQHYFLFDYGSAAAVDKTLEDLKTHAKGESINVIARGRYTRHRIYQAHPWLAEINEPNVQETFTIFKS; this is translated from the coding sequence TTGAGCAAGCTTGAATTCAACCCGCAAGGGCCCTTTCCCCTCGTCACTTATGACGAATGCAGTTATCAACAGGCGCAGGAACATTCTGTGCTTGTTGATGAGTTGTTGGGATTTCGCACGGCTGAGGTTGAAACGGCTTTGTTAAAATCAAGTGCTTATCAGGTGCAAGCAGACCAAAACATTCCCGTGCAATTTTGGCGCGGCCTTCCGGTTCAAGCCCTGCAAACTCCGTATAGCGAAATTCGTTGGATTTTGGATTTATTGAACTTACAACCTGGCGAAACTGTTGTCGACCTGGGTTGCGGTTACGGGCGGATGGCTTTTGTGCTTGGCAAACATCATCCCGGTGTCAACTTTGTTGGCTACGAACTGGTTGCTGAACGTGTCGATGAAGGCAATCGAGTTTTACAGAGTTTCAACTACCCGAGTGTTAAAATCGTAACTCAAGATCTGACGGCGCCCGATTTTATTCCTGTGAAAGCACAGCACTATTTCTTATTTGATTATGGCAGTGCTGCTGCCGTTGATAAAACTTTAGAAGATTTAAAGACTCACGCCAAAGGCGAATCCATTAATGTGATCGCCCGTGGACGTTATACGCGTCATCGCATTTATCAAGCACACCCGTGGCTTGCAGAAATAAATGAACCCAACGTGCAAGAGACTTTTACGATCTTCAAATCATGA
- a CDS encoding S8 family peptidase, with protein sequence MKTSIQFFKYTSALLLLSSSFTAPAQDRVDRDIVIAIIDTGAEVNHPLIKENIWTNPKEVINGIDDDGNGFVDDVHGWDFVSHSTDLSDNNGHGTHIAGIIQQRAQSAHVKYMILKYYDNGKAEEDNVTATIAAIKYATKMKVDIINYSGGGYDRNPKEEEAIKEAQRQGILFVAAAGNGGINTDTFGYYPASYKLSNIISVAAMDSAKHLIDSSNYGSQSVDLAAPGKRILSSLPGGQYGYMTGTSQATAWVSGLAASLMLQKKTYVPEEIKRQLEKRGVRDLSLANKTKSQVRISSLQSSDASL encoded by the coding sequence ATGAAGACATCAATCCAATTTTTCAAATACACTTCTGCTCTATTACTTCTTTCTTCTTCCTTCACGGCGCCAGCGCAAGATCGCGTTGATAGAGATATCGTGATTGCGATCATCGATACGGGTGCTGAAGTGAATCACCCTTTAATTAAAGAAAACATTTGGACCAATCCCAAAGAAGTTATCAATGGCATCGATGATGATGGCAATGGATTTGTCGACGACGTCCATGGATGGGACTTTGTTTCTCACTCGACGGATTTGAGTGATAATAATGGTCATGGGACTCATATCGCGGGCATCATCCAACAGCGCGCTCAAAGTGCCCACGTTAAATATATGATCCTTAAATATTATGACAACGGCAAAGCGGAAGAGGACAACGTCACCGCGACGATTGCTGCTATTAAATACGCAACTAAAATGAAGGTCGACATCATCAACTATTCAGGTGGTGGTTATGATCGCAATCCCAAAGAAGAAGAAGCGATTAAAGAAGCGCAACGCCAAGGTATTTTATTTGTGGCAGCGGCAGGTAATGGCGGAATCAATACCGATACCTTTGGCTACTACCCGGCTTCTTATAAGCTCAGCAATATTATTTCTGTCGCAGCAATGGATTCGGCAAAGCATTTAATTGATAGCAGTAACTATGGTTCACAGTCTGTGGATTTAGCGGCCCCAGGTAAACGCATTCTTTCTTCACTTCCTGGTGGACAATACGGTTACATGACTGGCACTTCGCAAGCGACGGCGTGGGTCAGCGGACTTGCTGCAAGTCTTATGTTGCAAAAAAAGACATACGTGCCAGAAGAGATTAAACGCCAGCTTGAAAAACGAGGTGTGCGCGATTTATCGCTCGCTAATAAAACGAAATCTCAGGTGCGCATTTCCTCTTTACAGTCTTCAGACGCAAGCCTATAA
- a CDS encoding GGDEF domain-containing protein has translation MKQWVKKLVDQLDMDWGHSHSEQGAKKTDSPALSEERATIVYILDVYNKNLFEIPRHQVRKVRAKIDTYAKEIVHAPSQDALNNTLFNLRQFISSYRIDEYSFVQNTIDDFKRIIWEFADHLSEEVSQESKSQVDLDSSLAQLREAVESNSVEELRLKSREFIDLYLKSQTSQNERRSKRMDSVKKNLNSVKKQLMEANQTMRRDHLTGAHNRRSYDEQVKRYLQLNELDKDPITLVMLDIDFFKKINDNYGHDIGDFILQECVRMLQESFSREEDFVARLGGEEFAVILPGCDADAAAKICENAMAKIRKEVFIHGEHQIRFTVSMGIAPLIPGESADNWYKRADGALYESKTTGRNKYTIATANSAKKVA, from the coding sequence TTGAAACAGTGGGTGAAAAAATTGGTCGATCAGCTCGATATGGACTGGGGTCATTCGCATTCTGAACAGGGTGCTAAGAAGACTGATAGCCCGGCTTTGTCTGAAGAGCGCGCCACCATCGTTTACATTCTAGATGTTTACAACAAAAACCTATTCGAGATTCCTCGTCACCAGGTTCGTAAGGTGCGTGCGAAAATCGATACTTACGCTAAAGAGATCGTTCATGCGCCGTCACAGGATGCTTTGAATAATACGCTCTTTAATTTGCGCCAATTCATTTCAAGCTATCGCATTGATGAATACTCGTTCGTGCAAAACACGATTGACGATTTCAAACGCATTATCTGGGAATTCGCCGATCACCTTAGCGAAGAGGTTTCCCAAGAATCAAAATCCCAAGTGGATTTGGATTCAAGCCTTGCGCAACTGCGTGAAGCCGTCGAGTCTAATTCCGTCGAAGAATTGCGTCTGAAATCACGTGAATTCATTGATCTGTATCTGAAATCGCAAACGTCACAGAACGAGCGCCGTTCAAAACGCATGGATTCTGTGAAGAAGAACTTGAACAGCGTTAAAAAACAATTGATGGAAGCAAATCAAACGATGCGCCGTGATCACCTGACTGGTGCGCACAATCGTCGTAGTTATGACGAGCAAGTAAAACGTTATCTGCAATTGAATGAGTTGGATAAAGATCCTATTACGCTGGTTATGCTAGATATCGACTTCTTTAAGAAGATTAACGATAACTATGGTCACGATATCGGCGACTTTATTCTGCAAGAATGCGTACGTATGCTGCAAGAAAGCTTTTCACGTGAAGAAGACTTCGTGGCCCGTCTGGGTGGCGAAGAATTCGCCGTGATTCTTCCTGGTTGTGACGCTGATGCGGCAGCAAAAATCTGCGAAAATGCCATGGCTAAAATCCGTAAGGAAGTCTTTATCCACGGCGAACATCAGATCCGCTTTACCGTGTCTATGGGGATCGCACCATTGATTCCTGGGGAAAGTGCAGATAACTGGTATAAACGCGCTGACGGCGCTTTATACGAGTCTAAAACCACGGGTCGCAATAAATATACGATTGCGACAGCGAATTCCGCTAAGAAAGTGGCCTGA